From one Bacillus sp. FJAT-42376 genomic stretch:
- a CDS encoding type II CAAX endopeptidase family protein: MHETYIHPAAGKNSWKRYLSSLLLILLFVIIGGAFYGIGLLLFVAMDGNEQTYFDTGLGMAVGISPFIDFVLLHVMYLFWLLGIFIAIKYIQKRTLRSLITARERVDWRRIWWAFGMFFGIYAILNLADWLIFREGLTLNEETSVPQFLILLVLVLFFTPIQTTVEELFFRGFLVQWLGKGIKSPIIIAIIIALIFGSLHFSNPEMGRSALLVGLEYITAGFMLTFIALKTGSAELSIGAHAANNIFLFLLISDEQSVGGKMPAIFTIGEVQPGISLLWSVILFGVFYWLSVRRFRVR; the protein is encoded by the coding sequence ATGCACGAAACGTATATTCACCCTGCTGCCGGAAAAAATTCATGGAAACGCTACTTATCCTCACTCCTGCTCATCCTTTTATTTGTCATCATTGGAGGAGCCTTTTACGGAATCGGACTTTTGCTCTTCGTCGCGATGGATGGAAACGAACAAACTTACTTTGATACCGGGCTCGGGATGGCTGTGGGGATCTCTCCCTTCATCGATTTTGTCCTGCTTCATGTTATGTACCTCTTCTGGCTGCTCGGAATTTTTATAGCAATAAAATATATTCAAAAGCGGACACTCCGTTCCCTGATTACCGCCCGGGAGCGAGTAGACTGGAGGAGAATATGGTGGGCCTTCGGCATGTTTTTCGGAATCTATGCCATTTTGAATCTGGCAGACTGGCTTATCTTCCGGGAGGGGTTAACGCTCAACGAAGAAACCTCTGTCCCCCAATTTTTAATCCTTCTCGTTCTCGTTCTGTTTTTCACACCGATCCAAACAACGGTGGAAGAACTCTTTTTTAGAGGATTCCTTGTCCAGTGGCTGGGCAAGGGAATCAAAAGCCCGATCATCATCGCGATCATTATCGCGCTGATATTCGGCTCCCTTCATTTCAGCAACCCTGAAATGGGAAGGTCCGCTCTCCTCGTTGGACTGGAATACATAACAGCCGGATTCATGCTTACCTTCATCGCCCTTAAAACGGGATCGGCCGAACTATCCATCGGAGCCCATGCCGCCAACAACATCTTTTTGTTTTTACTAATCTCAGACGAACAATCCGTCGGAGGAAAAATGCCCGCCATCTTCACCATAGGCGAAGTCCAGCCCGGAATCTCCCTCCTCTGGTCCGTCATTTTATTCGGCGTATTTTACTGGCTGAGCGTGCGGCGTTTTAGAGTTAGATAG
- a CDS encoding GTPase has product MVGKSGDDIQWSDVLSRLQDELSELNDEFNRNFIKPNIVLSGKTGVGKSTLINSVFGFDEAETGVGKPVSKAIIEYRIPEAPVHLFDTKGMELDLEQREISRKQIVSEIRKRASSTDAADHLHIMWYCISNESRRLENTEIEWIRSFSEYMPVVIVLTQTFDQNESFLKFIKEELPHLPICRVLAKEKVMLGEVKIPPHGLTNLIDVTLDIIPEATRRAFTAAQKIEVERKIDSAKKLIQERLDSSSPVSYKNLAHAAEAFPIGMDVMGRSAVYLYMARDIMTVMGIPVNRNFLRFAKEARPLLQSILLPFIAAEGGRTLGKAAIKYGTKQLSKEGASTLAKLAGKTIGKTNLLLSPVIGLVAGSFNRKITEAIANSFINTCADFLRQEISYKDYSTTEIMEKLSQGMKVQMSENKEKIEELAVKS; this is encoded by the coding sequence ATGGTGGGTAAATCCGGAGATGATATACAGTGGAGTGATGTACTGTCGCGGCTTCAGGATGAATTGAGTGAACTAAATGATGAATTCAACCGGAATTTTATTAAGCCAAACATTGTCCTGTCCGGAAAAACCGGCGTTGGGAAGAGTACCCTCATTAATTCGGTTTTCGGTTTTGATGAGGCAGAAACCGGTGTAGGAAAGCCTGTTTCCAAGGCGATCATAGAGTACAGGATTCCGGAGGCTCCCGTTCACTTGTTTGATACGAAAGGGATGGAGCTTGATTTGGAGCAGCGGGAAATTTCGAGGAAACAAATTGTCAGTGAAATCCGCAAGCGGGCCTCTTCAACAGATGCAGCCGACCACCTGCACATTATGTGGTATTGCATCTCAAATGAGAGCAGGCGCCTCGAAAACACAGAAATCGAATGGATCCGCAGTTTTTCTGAATATATGCCGGTCGTGATCGTTTTGACCCAGACGTTTGACCAGAATGAATCCTTTCTGAAGTTTATTAAGGAAGAACTTCCTCACCTTCCGATTTGCCGTGTGCTGGCAAAGGAGAAAGTCATGCTTGGAGAAGTAAAAATTCCGCCTCACGGGCTGACGAATTTGATTGATGTCACACTCGACATCATTCCGGAAGCCACAAGAAGAGCCTTTACAGCCGCGCAGAAAATTGAAGTGGAAAGGAAAATCGATTCAGCAAAAAAGCTGATCCAGGAGCGTCTCGACTCCAGCAGCCCCGTGAGCTATAAAAATCTTGCTCATGCGGCAGAGGCTTTTCCGATCGGCATGGATGTGATGGGCAGAAGCGCCGTTTATCTCTACATGGCAAGAGACATCATGACAGTCATGGGAATTCCGGTAAACCGAAATTTCCTCCGATTCGCAAAAGAAGCGAGACCGCTCCTGCAATCCATCCTCCTTCCGTTTATAGCCGCTGAAGGCGGGCGGACACTCGGCAAGGCGGCCATTAAATACGGAACGAAACAGCTAAGCAAGGAAGGCGCCTCTACTCTTGCCAAGCTCGCCGGGAAAACCATCGGAAAAACCAACCTCCTGCTTTCACCGGTTATCGGTCTTGTAGCAGGAAGCTTCAACCGGAAAATAACAGAAGCCATCGCCAACTCCTTTATCAACACATGCGCGGACTTTTTAAGACAGGAAATCAGCTACAAAGATTATTCCACTACAGAAATTATGGAGAAACTATCTCAAGGAATGAAGGTACAGATGAGTGAGAATAAGGAGAAAATCGAGGAACTCGCGGTGAAGAGCTGA
- a CDS encoding response regulator gives MKLVIVDDEMIERKAMRKFIEQSMTGFEVAGEAANGRMAVELAAELKPDLMLMDIKMPGMDGLEAIRQIRKINPFIRFIMVSAYDSDDYAKEAWKEGVKEFILKPGKKEDTISALFRVKKEIEGNPSGSAGREDLMKRELAERMIRKQATAVEYRRFLEHFPDAKGGFSLVISGCTGTELHPVLDRHSPVPYVFAQEKNDHMVILFLAEEAEESVVRNDALRLARMITFSLKGSRAGVGYPVSSIENFWKSYREAEAAWASISADDSVAYQFYHEEKAK, from the coding sequence ATGAAGCTTGTCATAGTGGATGACGAGATGATTGAACGAAAAGCAATGCGCAAGTTTATTGAGCAAAGCATGACAGGGTTTGAAGTAGCCGGGGAAGCGGCAAACGGAAGAATGGCGGTCGAGCTTGCGGCTGAGCTCAAGCCCGATCTCATGCTGATGGATATAAAAATGCCGGGAATGGACGGCCTGGAAGCCATCCGGCAAATCCGGAAAATCAATCCGTTCATCCGGTTCATTATGGTTTCTGCCTACGACTCGGACGATTACGCGAAGGAAGCATGGAAAGAAGGCGTAAAAGAATTCATTTTAAAGCCCGGCAAAAAAGAAGATACTATTTCCGCCTTATTCCGGGTTAAAAAAGAAATCGAAGGAAACCCAAGCGGATCAGCCGGGAGAGAGGATCTCATGAAAAGAGAGCTGGCGGAAAGAATGATTCGAAAGCAGGCGACTGCAGTAGAATATCGACGTTTTCTAGAGCACTTTCCCGATGCAAAAGGAGGATTTTCACTCGTGATTTCCGGCTGTACAGGCACGGAACTGCACCCTGTCCTTGACCGCCACTCTCCTGTTCCTTATGTATTCGCACAAGAAAAGAATGATCACATGGTGATCTTGTTTTTAGCGGAAGAGGCAGAGGAATCCGTTGTAAGAAATGATGCTCTCCGCCTTGCGAGAATGATCACATTCTCCTTGAAAGGGAGCCGGGCTGGAGTCGGGTATCCTGTTTCATCTATAGAAAACTTTTGGAAATCCTACCGCGAGGCGGAGGCTGCCTGGGCATCCATTTCTGCGGACGACTCTGTGGCCTACCAGTTCTATCATGAGGAAAAAGCCAAGTAA
- a CDS encoding EAL domain-containing protein gives MTSQRTFKHAWLGILLLTMLGILGNYYSIEMFFGIDFLFGSIFIFIIVFTYGIKPGIIASSLSSFVTFFLWGHFFGFLILTAEVLAVYWLKRKKGLNIIISDALYWLLIGTPIIFLSYCGLLETEWLDTSIISLKYMVNGLLNCLIFSILHLIYEQYVIKKLRPKRFQELLFITFASVFLIPAMFLLIYEGNKEYREVYEEVSHSAVTKTKMISNSLTSWETSHKAALNTLRLYVGHRESMEKQMQELGRTLPYIQDIYIYNERYALDYEYTKETGLAFYDLKKLKMTRLYPYVTDVYFNPFTRQQLTSIVVPIHEKNYFGFAVATYRVQDLLGMLNRMDQREDTSVSLYNRQMLSMYQLSQVKKKQLTNEVVPSKPFMMNPLENADANPMSRWKESYLAVRADIPYIPWHPFIQVQIEPYQNKLFASYIKLFGLIFIFIGISIAIAYWLSSTLVSSIRRLSFITEQISASKITAQNIVWPKTGITEVSRLTKSFEQLIIDFNRVMQELRKKQKKLEYFAHFDVLTNMHNRYSFTKHLEKELRVASQFSRPVALMFCDLDRFKLINDSLGHDTGDELLREISVIIREACGKKAILCRHGGDEFLIAVPLTGEETIEEISLKILDDISKPISIGDNEVRVTCSIGISLFPQHAEDIEGLISTADLAMYSAKEKGKNTFQLFNPELNSNLARRVAIEKELQKALDSSEFSLQYQPQISLNTMEMTGLEALIRWNNPRLGSVSPAEFIPIAEETGIIRKLGEWVIDQAAADLRKLNDLGLTDINVAVNISIKQFYHESLPSFIMEKLAKHDVPARQFKIEITESVVIGHFELVLNQLHILKEAGIQIALDDFGTGFSSLNYLKILPIDIVKIDRSFIKDILNNEQDAAIVQAVIQIAESKSLTVIAEGVETTEQSSFLHSIGCPQGQGYIFSKPKPLEAIIQQLLIQKG, from the coding sequence TTGACTTCTCAGCGTACATTTAAGCATGCATGGCTTGGCATCCTCCTGTTAACGATGCTTGGCATACTCGGCAACTATTACTCAATCGAAATGTTTTTTGGGATCGATTTTTTATTCGGATCCATCTTTATTTTTATCATTGTCTTTACTTACGGCATCAAACCAGGCATTATTGCCTCTTCCCTCTCCAGTTTCGTAACCTTTTTCCTATGGGGTCATTTTTTTGGGTTCCTCATTTTAACCGCAGAAGTACTTGCCGTCTATTGGCTGAAGCGTAAAAAGGGATTAAACATTATTATATCCGATGCATTATACTGGCTTTTAATCGGGACCCCTATCATTTTTTTGTCCTACTGCGGTCTGCTCGAAACAGAGTGGCTTGACACATCAATCATCAGTCTCAAATATATGGTGAACGGCCTGTTAAATTGCCTGATTTTCTCCATTCTTCATCTCATTTATGAACAGTATGTTATTAAAAAACTAAGACCGAAGCGATTTCAGGAGCTTCTTTTTATTACCTTCGCCTCGGTCTTTCTCATCCCGGCTATGTTCCTCCTTATTTACGAAGGCAATAAGGAATACCGGGAAGTATATGAGGAGGTAAGCCATTCCGCTGTAACGAAGACGAAAATGATTTCCAATTCTTTGACGAGCTGGGAAACCTCTCATAAAGCCGCCTTAAATACTCTTCGGCTTTACGTCGGCCATCGCGAAAGTATGGAAAAGCAGATGCAGGAGCTCGGACGCACGCTTCCTTATATTCAGGATATTTATATCTATAACGAGCGGTATGCATTGGATTATGAATACACGAAAGAAACCGGTCTGGCCTTCTACGATCTGAAAAAATTAAAGATGACCCGGCTGTACCCCTATGTGACAGATGTTTATTTTAATCCTTTTACAAGGCAGCAGCTGACGAGCATTGTCGTTCCTATCCATGAAAAAAATTATTTTGGGTTTGCAGTGGCCACCTACAGAGTGCAGGATTTATTGGGGATGCTTAATAGAATGGATCAGAGAGAGGATACGAGCGTCAGTCTTTACAATAGGCAGATGCTCTCTATGTACCAGCTGAGCCAGGTGAAAAAGAAGCAGCTGACAAATGAGGTCGTGCCATCAAAGCCATTTATGATGAATCCGCTTGAAAACGCGGATGCCAATCCAATGTCACGGTGGAAAGAATCGTATTTGGCTGTAAGAGCCGATATCCCGTACATCCCTTGGCATCCTTTCATACAAGTACAGATTGAGCCGTATCAAAATAAACTTTTTGCCAGCTATATTAAGCTTTTCGGATTGATTTTCATTTTTATCGGTATTTCAATTGCGATTGCCTATTGGCTGAGCAGCACTCTTGTCTCATCCATCCGAAGGCTGTCTTTCATTACCGAACAAATTTCCGCGTCGAAAATAACGGCGCAGAACATTGTCTGGCCGAAAACAGGAATCACCGAAGTTTCCCGGCTGACTAAAAGCTTTGAGCAGCTGATCATTGACTTCAACCGGGTTATGCAGGAGTTAAGAAAAAAGCAAAAAAAGCTCGAATACTTTGCTCATTTTGATGTTTTAACGAATATGCATAACCGGTATTCCTTTACAAAGCATCTTGAAAAGGAGCTGAGGGTCGCCTCCCAATTCAGCCGTCCGGTCGCTCTGATGTTTTGTGACCTGGACCGTTTCAAGCTCATTAATGATTCACTCGGTCATGACACGGGGGATGAATTGCTGAGGGAAATTTCAGTGATCATCCGGGAAGCCTGCGGGAAAAAAGCCATCCTTTGCCGCCACGGCGGAGATGAATTTCTTATTGCCGTCCCTCTAACCGGGGAAGAAACCATTGAGGAAATATCCTTAAAAATCCTTGACGACATTTCAAAACCGATTTCCATCGGTGATAATGAAGTACGTGTTACGTGCAGCATCGGAATCAGTTTGTTTCCGCAGCACGCAGAGGATATTGAAGGCCTCATTTCAACCGCCGATCTGGCCATGTACAGCGCGAAGGAAAAGGGCAAAAACACCTTCCAGCTTTTTAACCCGGAACTGAACAGCAATTTAGCCAGGAGAGTCGCGATTGAAAAGGAACTGCAAAAAGCACTGGATTCAAGCGAGTTCTCGCTCCAATATCAGCCCCAAATTTCCCTGAACACGATGGAAATGACCGGGCTCGAGGCGCTGATTCGCTGGAACAATCCCCGCCTCGGTTCGGTGTCTCCGGCAGAATTCATTCCGATTGCAGAGGAAACCGGCATCATCCGAAAGCTCGGGGAATGGGTCATCGACCAGGCAGCTGCTGATTTGAGAAAGCTGAATGATTTAGGGCTTACGGATATAAATGTTGCGGTCAATATATCCATTAAACAGTTTTACCATGAATCACTCCCTTCCTTTATCATGGAAAAACTCGCAAAACACGATGTCCCTGCCCGCCAGTTTAAAATTGAAATCACAGAGAGTGTGGTCATCGGTCACTTTGAACTCGTTTTAAACCAGCTTCACATCCTCAAAGAAGCAGGCATCCAAATTGCCCTGGATGATTTTGGTACAGGATTCTCTTCATTAAACTATTTGAAGATCCTTCCCATCGACATTGTAAAAATCGACCGCTCCTTTATTAAAGACATCTTGAATAACGAGCAGGATGCCGCCATCGTACAGGCTGTCATCCAGATAGCAGAAAGCAAAAGCCTTACTGTTATTGCAGAAGGAGTGGAAACCACTGAACAATCCTCCTTTCTCCACTCCATCGGCTGTCCCCAGGGACAAGGCTATATCTTCAGCAAACCGAAGCCGCTTGAAGCCATTATCCAGCAGCTTCTTATACAAAAAGGGTGA
- a CDS encoding LytR family transcriptional regulator: MRAKKQKKTWLWVTLSIIGVLVLGVGLYAGYLFKRTNDTVANIQEEVKVTKTKPIVNLEKKEPISILLMGVDERKGDSGRSDSLIYMTVNPNKKEMHMVSIPRDTRTEIVGHNTTDKINHAYAFGGTKMAIETVQKFLGVDVDYFIKVNMESFKQVVDTVGGVQINNHLAFTYEGETFEKGPITLNGEQALKYSRMRYEDPDGDFGRQLRQRKIIEAVIAKGANIQSITKFSDMLSVVENNVKTNMSFDNMWDMVSNYRDASQKMVQHSIDGKGTKIDGIYYLEVPEENRTALTNELKASLDIPPNTASTQ, from the coding sequence TTGAGAGCGAAAAAACAGAAAAAAACGTGGCTTTGGGTGACGCTGTCCATTATCGGGGTTTTAGTTCTAGGAGTCGGATTATATGCAGGATATCTTTTTAAACGAACAAATGATACCGTTGCGAATATTCAGGAAGAGGTCAAGGTCACAAAAACGAAGCCTATAGTCAATTTAGAAAAAAAGGAACCGATCTCCATCCTCCTCATGGGAGTAGATGAACGAAAAGGAGATTCCGGCCGGTCGGACTCATTAATTTACATGACCGTTAATCCAAACAAAAAAGAAATGCACATGGTCAGCATTCCGCGTGACACAAGAACCGAGATTGTCGGACATAACACAACGGACAAAATCAACCACGCCTATGCATTTGGCGGGACGAAGATGGCGATTGAAACCGTTCAGAAGTTCCTCGGTGTGGATGTGGATTATTTTATAAAAGTAAACATGGAAAGCTTTAAGCAAGTCGTTGACACCGTAGGCGGTGTGCAGATTAACAACCACCTTGCCTTTACTTATGAAGGCGAAACCTTTGAAAAAGGCCCGATCACTCTAAATGGTGAGCAGGCACTTAAGTATTCCCGCATGCGCTACGAAGATCCGGATGGGGACTTCGGCAGACAGCTCCGCCAGCGCAAAATTATTGAAGCCGTTATAGCCAAAGGCGCCAACATACAATCCATCACCAAATTCAGTGATATGCTCAGTGTGGTTGAGAACAACGTAAAAACCAATATGTCCTTTGATAATATGTGGGACATGGTCTCCAATTACCGTGACGCCAGCCAAAAAATGGTTCAGCATTCCATTGATGGGAAAGGAACAAAAATAGACGGCATCTATTACCTTGAAGTTCCGGAAGAAAACCGGACCGCCTTAACGAATGAACTGAAAGCTAGTCTGGACATCCCTCCAAATACTGCTAGTACCCAATAA
- a CDS encoding sensor histidine kinase, with amino-acid sequence MKSIRTKLLIYFSVFVALFNIVTFSIYFSSNRIVSEYHQSFQGFLLFNEVSQQANSIYEKINGFAVEKDGKFVREYDQLKRDFSRNMKKLETEKPGGVGDSQLHNYRNMMQSLLTESDSTIEEVKTSQIDDYLLHLKEVRNISSYIQESTLTLLNMELSEYRAFYQDMEKRNQAFQWFTISLFTSTLLLALLLALFFSRGVTRPIRQLSDAAKEIASGRFEGPTIAFTSNDEISVLGESFNYMKNNLKRLIEEIEEKSELDQLLKELELKHLQNQINPHFLFNTLNTITRMAYLEDAAVTSRLMESVSKLLRYSLGDLNKTVTLSEEASVVQEYFYIQKTRFADRITFKTEIDENCLESLIPSLTLQPLVENAFIHGVENNEDGGEITLRIFSQKGIPVIEISDNGEGMTDAQVEQIFSQQEHAHEISSGHSTGIGLRNVIRRLELFYKRKDVLQIDSKKGAGTTIRIRLEEAG; translated from the coding sequence ATGAAATCGATCCGCACGAAGCTGCTCATTTACTTTTCCGTTTTTGTGGCCCTGTTTAACATCGTAACCTTTTCCATTTATTTCAGCAGCAATCGGATTGTATCCGAATATCATCAGAGCTTTCAGGGGTTTCTCCTTTTTAATGAAGTGTCCCAGCAGGCAAACTCGATTTATGAAAAAATCAATGGGTTTGCAGTCGAAAAAGACGGGAAGTTTGTAAGGGAATATGACCAATTAAAGCGGGATTTCAGCCGGAATATGAAGAAGCTTGAGACGGAAAAGCCCGGCGGCGTAGGCGATTCCCAGCTTCATAATTACCGGAACATGATGCAGAGTCTTCTGACAGAGAGTGATTCAACCATAGAGGAAGTGAAGACGAGTCAGATCGATGACTATTTGCTTCATTTAAAGGAAGTCCGCAATATTTCTTCCTATATCCAGGAATCAACGCTTACTTTGCTCAACATGGAGCTTTCGGAATACCGGGCCTTTTATCAGGATATGGAAAAGCGGAATCAGGCGTTTCAGTGGTTTACAATCAGCTTGTTTACATCAACACTCCTTTTGGCGCTGCTGCTTGCTCTTTTTTTCTCAAGGGGAGTAACCCGACCGATCCGCCAGCTGTCGGATGCAGCGAAAGAAATTGCTTCTGGCCGGTTTGAGGGGCCAACCATCGCTTTTACATCCAACGATGAAATCAGTGTTCTGGGGGAGTCGTTCAATTATATGAAGAATAACTTGAAGCGGCTCATTGAGGAAATAGAGGAGAAATCAGAGCTCGATCAGCTGCTGAAGGAGCTGGAGCTCAAGCATTTGCAAAATCAGATCAATCCCCATTTCCTGTTTAATACACTCAACACCATTACAAGGATGGCTTACCTGGAGGATGCAGCGGTGACAAGCAGGCTGATGGAATCGGTATCGAAGCTGCTCCGGTACAGTCTTGGTGATTTGAATAAAACGGTGACGCTTTCCGAAGAAGCAAGTGTCGTTCAGGAGTATTTTTATATTCAAAAAACAAGGTTTGCGGACCGGATTACGTTTAAGACGGAGATTGATGAGAACTGCCTGGAAAGCTTAATCCCAAGTTTGACCCTGCAGCCGCTTGTAGAAAATGCGTTTATCCACGGTGTGGAAAACAATGAGGATGGCGGTGAAATTACGCTGAGAATTTTCTCGCAAAAAGGGATCCCTGTAATTGAGATCAGCGACAACGGCGAAGGCATGACAGACGCGCAGGTGGAGCAGATTTTCAGCCAGCAGGAGCATGCCCATGAAATCAGCAGCGGGCATTCAACCGGTATCGGACTGCGCAATGTCATTCGGAGGCTGGAGCTTTTTTATAAACGAAAAGATGTGCTGCAGATTGATTCGAAAAAGGGTGCGGGAACGACCATCCGAATCCGATTGGAGGAAGCGGGATGA
- a CDS encoding competence protein ComK, producing MKEVNGYIIVKKTMGLESKWDEYGHVYTIIHEEHGKLIIRKSATRIIEENCIFYGSSYKGRLKASGEILAGQKLLPVCICEFNDIYMFPTMSPKSDEVIWLSIDHVKDVRAYKSKSAVVFSNGEQLFVPLLKEYITSKLGKTSQLAMTFQQRRRFLIENKYLHGFALFK from the coding sequence ATGAAGGAAGTCAATGGTTACATCATTGTTAAAAAAACAATGGGGCTCGAATCCAAATGGGATGAGTATGGCCATGTCTATACCATCATCCATGAAGAGCATGGAAAACTGATCATCCGCAAATCCGCTACCCGGATTATTGAGGAAAACTGCATATTCTATGGGAGCAGCTATAAAGGCCGGTTAAAGGCCTCGGGTGAAATTCTCGCGGGTCAGAAGCTTTTGCCGGTATGTATATGTGAATTTAATGATATTTATATGTTTCCCACCATGTCTCCGAAAAGCGATGAGGTCATTTGGCTTTCCATTGATCATGTTAAAGATGTACGCGCGTATAAAAGTAAATCGGCCGTCGTTTTTTCGAATGGAGAGCAGCTGTTTGTGCCTTTACTGAAGGAATACATAACGAGCAAGCTTGGAAAAACGTCTCAGCTTGCGATGACTTTTCAGCAAAGAAGGAGATTTTTAATCGAAAATAAGTATCTGCACGGGTTTGCTCTATTTAAATGA
- a CDS encoding DUF5082 family protein: MSAYLSYLYEQLRKKEEELEKLEAAKPKLEGIQQEFKAKITMCKDPELTADTFKGEHATDFDKIRTELKEEYKDLFDGQLEDVLNQIERRIEEIKEEIKSLKEQIAAEEARLAAEAKAAADAAAKAN, translated from the coding sequence ATGTCAGCCTATTTATCCTATCTTTATGAACAATTGAGAAAAAAAGAAGAGGAGCTCGAGAAACTGGAAGCAGCGAAACCAAAGCTTGAGGGGATCCAGCAGGAATTTAAAGCTAAAATAACGATGTGCAAGGACCCCGAGCTGACAGCTGACACTTTTAAGGGAGAGCACGCAACGGACTTTGACAAGATCCGAACCGAATTAAAAGAAGAATACAAGGATCTATTCGACGGACAGCTTGAGGATGTCCTCAATCAGATTGAGCGCCGAATAGAAGAAATAAAAGAAGAGATTAAGAGTTTAAAAGAACAAATCGCTGCAGAAGAAGCAAGACTCGCTGCTGAGGCAAAAGCAGCAGCTGATGCAGCAGCGAAAGCGAACTAG
- a CDS encoding sugar-binding protein has protein sequence MVYLKRFLYVTAILIFTAMAFMTIYFGKETFHVTEAVAGKKEARPSYHFVLIPEELDNEYWGLVHEGAQDAAKDHGVFLEYLGPKQANIDEHLKTIDMAIAGQVDGLMTQGIVDQKFTPLLNKAVEKGIPVVTIDTDAPNSEREAYIGTDNYYAGILAGKALIADTKGPQTVGVITGRFEASNQKLRVQGFLDAIKSEPRIKVAAKKESSITKAGAVKAAYDFFQEYPNLSALYGTSALDGIGIAQVTEYLNKKIYIIGFDTLPETLKYMEKGTIKATVVQYPYQMGYKGVETLLQLKKGEEPKSIQHTDTEVIRKGNLPLIPSKPEEGQQR, from the coding sequence ATGGTGTACCTCAAACGGTTTCTCTATGTTACGGCCATTTTGATTTTTACGGCGATGGCTTTTATGACAATTTATTTTGGGAAGGAAACGTTTCATGTGACAGAGGCGGTGGCGGGGAAAAAAGAAGCGCGGCCAAGCTATCATTTTGTGCTGATACCGGAAGAACTCGATAACGAATATTGGGGTCTAGTACATGAAGGGGCCCAGGATGCGGCGAAGGATCATGGGGTGTTTCTTGAGTACCTCGGTCCGAAGCAGGCGAATATAGATGAACATTTGAAGACGATTGATATGGCGATTGCCGGGCAGGTGGATGGACTGATGACACAGGGGATTGTTGATCAGAAGTTTACCCCGCTTCTCAATAAGGCGGTAGAGAAGGGCATTCCGGTTGTGACGATTGATACAGATGCCCCGAACAGTGAGCGGGAGGCCTATATTGGAACGGATAATTATTATGCAGGGATACTTGCGGGGAAGGCGCTGATCGCGGATACGAAAGGTCCGCAGACCGTGGGGGTCATCACCGGCCGATTTGAAGCTTCCAATCAAAAGCTCCGTGTACAGGGTTTTTTAGATGCCATTAAATCTGAACCGCGGATTAAGGTCGCGGCTAAGAAGGAATCGAGTATTACGAAAGCAGGAGCGGTAAAGGCGGCCTACGATTTTTTTCAGGAGTATCCGAATTTGAGTGCACTGTACGGGACGAGTGCGCTGGATGGAATCGGCATCGCCCAGGTGACGGAATATTTGAATAAAAAGATTTATATCATCGGCTTTGATACCCTCCCGGAAACGCTCAAATATATGGAAAAAGGCACGATTAAGGCGACGGTTGTTCAGTATCCATACCAGATGGGGTACAAAGGGGTGGAAACGCTGCTTCAGCTGAAAAAAGGGGAGGAGCCGAAATCGATTCAGCATACCGATACGGAAGTGATCCGCAAAGGAAATCTGCCGCTTATTCCATCTAAGCCGGAGGAGGGACAGCAGAGATGA
- a CDS encoding YwqI/YxiC family protein, with protein sequence MSEQINIDIAEVNKVTDQLQSSSQAFTSSLPSDFASGNELDAVKKINELNKALQDAADQYKALLLKNVQATKESIQSMKETDEEVGASFK encoded by the coding sequence ATGAGTGAACAAATTAACATAGATATAGCAGAAGTAAATAAAGTCACCGATCAGCTTCAGTCGTCCTCTCAAGCCTTTACCTCCTCCCTGCCAAGCGACTTTGCAAGCGGAAATGAACTGGATGCCGTCAAAAAAATCAATGAGCTGAACAAAGCACTTCAAGACGCAGCAGATCAATACAAAGCCCTTCTCCTGAAAAATGTTCAGGCAACAAAAGAATCCATCCAATCAATGAAGGAAACCGACGAGGAAGTTGGCGCTTCCTTCAAATAA